The following DNA comes from Flammeovirgaceae bacterium.
TGCCAAGTGGACAACCCTGGCCAATTCGTTGGAACTTAAAGCACAGCTCAACCTGGCCGCTGACGCCTCCAACACGGCCGCCAAGTCGGCTGTCCAGGCTTTGATTACGGCCAACGACCTGATTGATACCGATGCCGAGGAGTTTACCTACAAATATGGCACTTCCTCGATTCCGTCCATTTCCAGGAGCCCCGGCTACCAGGATCACTATGCCGTGACCAAGGGCTCTGGGGGCGGCTACCTTGGAAATTACTTCTTGTACCAAATGTACCGTGATCCAAACCTGAAGGTCCAGGACCCGCGCTGGAGGTATTACTTCTACCGCAAGGTGGGATCAAAAGCCCGTGCCCTTGCGGACGATAGTGAATCGGTGCCTTGCGCATTGACTGCCCCCCCGGACCATTATACTGCTGAAGGCCAGCCTTTCTGCACTTTTGAACCAGGGTTTTACGGGCGTGACCATGGCAACGCGGATGGTAGCCCGGCCGATGCCCGTGCCACCACTGCAGTAGGTGCGTATCCTTACGGTGGGCGTATTGACCTAAATGATGGCGACCCCAATTATGCGGACGCGACACAACAGGGGCAAGGCGGCAATGGTGCCGGTATCGAGCCTATTTACATGAGTTGGTTTACCGATTTCATGAAAGCAGAGGCGGTTGTCCGTTTGGGACTGCCCGGGGATGCCAAAGCACTTATGCTCAGCGGGGTTACAAAATCCATCAACAGGGTGCGAAGCTTCTCCAATTCAATAGGGCAAGCGTTGCCTGCCGGGTTGGAGCCTTCGCAGGTGACTTACCTCGCCACGTTGGGGGCATTCTTCGATACGGCAGCCGACCAACAGGATGTGATCCTGAAGGAATACTACAAGTCGCTGTGGGGCAACGGCCTGGAGGCCTATAATTTGTACCGCAGGACTGGCTCGCCCAAGATGATGCAGCCTACTCGCTCGATAAACGGTGGCGATTTTGTTTATACAATGGTGTACCCGGCAAACTTTGTGAACCTGAACGGCTCTGTGGACCAGAAGCCGGATAACTCCACCCGGGTATTCTGGGACGTGAATGGTTTTGTATTGCGTTAACCAAAAAAAGAAAGATCGATGAAAAAACACATAAATAAATTGACATTCATACTGTTGCTGGGGGCAACCCTGGCCTGCGTGGATGAGTCGAAGGACCCGATTAAGTTTGAACAGATTAAAAAGGGGATCCTGCTAGCCTTGCGCGGGGATGCACTGAACAACCTGAACAACACCGGATGTACCAATAGTTTTTATAAAAACAACATTATCGGTGACGAGGTGTTCAGTTTTGATGCCGATTTCCTATCCGAGGACCAAAATGCGCTGGAGGAAGTACAAGTATATGCTTCCCTGCCAGGCGTGGAAAGGGTACAGATAGCTACCGTGCCAGGAAGTGCTTTTACGTTTCCGTCAGGGTCAACGACCAAGAGGGGAAATGTATCGGTAAGCCTGGCCACAATAATGAATGCGTTGGGTTTAGATGCCGTATCGGCAGCAAACCTCAAGGCCCTGGACATCAAAATTTCCAGCGACATATTGTTGAAAGACGGGTCGAAGGTACTGGCATCTGCAGCCACCAACAGCAGCTTGTTTGAGAGCGTTATTTTCCAACCCGCCATGAACCTGACCTATTGCGCCAACGATGTGGCGGATTTTGTGCCGGTGGCCACCACTAAAATGTTGGGGTCAAAGGGGACAGTAGTCCCACTAAAAAACGGGGCTAGCGATACGCTGCACATTAAATACGATCAGGCAGAGATGAAAACACCGCCAAGTGTTTCGTTTGCACCTGCGAGCGCAGGCACCGCTGGCCCGGTAACGGCCGTTCCTTATAAAGGGAAGAAAAACGAGTTCTATGTCATCTATACGGCAGGCAGCACTTATACCGGATCGGTAACGGCAACGATAAGTGGGGCAACGGCCATCGTGGCCGAGGTGGAGTTGACCCAGAATGATAAAACGCAGGCCATCAATGTAGACAATACCCCTCCTGTCCTCACAGCTGATGTGGGCAGTTTTATTATCGGAAGAGGGCAGTTTGTCACATTAAAGGTAAGCTATAATGAAAAGATGAGCACCAAGGCAGGCGATGCCGTGAAGGCAACCATCAGTGGGCAAGGGCTGGAAGCCATTGCCAATGCGCCTTTTACCGTTTCGGCAGATGGCTTGTCGGCCAGCCTCATCTACATTTTCAAATTGGCAGACCCGCTGGTGCCAGCCACGCACGGGGCGCTTACCGTTGCTTTTAGCGGTGGCGCGGATGCGGCAGGAAACCCTGCACCTGCACCTACGGGAAGCATTGTTGTGGACGTAAATGCCCCCCCTGCACCCACCCTTACGTTGGCCGGTGGTTACGACCTTGGCACGCAAATTATGTGGAGCGCAAACGAAACCAGGGATAACACCCCGGGCACGGGCAATCCTGGTGGGGACCAGACGGGCAAGATTTACTTCGTAGCAATCACTGCGGGCGCCAATGCACCAACGGCTGTCAACATCGACCAGGATGGGGTGGCCACCTGGACGATGGCAACAGGTGTGGGCGCGAAGCAGACAGGGACAATTGTCATTAGCAACCCCAATGGCAATTCTGCCAACCCTACCTTTACACCCTTTACCGCAAACGGTACTTTCGATATCTATGCAGTATTTCTGGGCAACACCGGCAACCAAAGTGCGATTACCGCGGCCCCACAGCTGGCGGGCGTGGTGATGAACTAGGCCTGGGGCTGCCTTAAACAGTGAAAAAAAAAAGACTGTCTATACGGGCAGTCTTTTTTTTATGGCAATGGATGAGTGGGGAAACGGTCAGGCAAGCATCCTGAGCAAAGTGGAAAGCCTGTTCTTGAGGTTCCTCCTGTCGATGATAAAATCCAGGAAGCCGTGGTCAAGTACGAACTCGGCACTTTGAAAACCTTTTGGAAGGTCTTTGCCAATGGTTTCACGGATTACGCGGGGGCCGGCAAACCCTATTAGGGATTTGGGCTCGGCAATATTAAAATCCCCCAGCATGGCATAAGAAGCCGTTACCCCCCCGGTAGTGGGATCGGTAAGGAGGGAGATGTAGGGTATCTTGGCCTGGTCTAGCAGTGCCAGCTTTGCCGAGGTTTTTGCCATTTGCATCAGCGAAAGCCCCGCTTCCATCATGCGCGCGCCCCCTGACCTGGAAATCATGAGAAAGGGGGTTTTGGTTTTGAGGGCGTGGTCTATTGCCCTGGAAATTTTTTCCCCTACAACGGAACCCATTGACCCTCCGATAAAGCTAAAATCCATACAGGCGATGACAATATCCAGGCCGTCCATTTTCCCGTACGCACTTCGCACGGCATCTTTCAGGTTAGCCTTGGCCTGCGACTCCTTGATGCGCTTGGGGTAAGGTTTGGAGTCAACAAAATTTAGTGGATCTGCAGACTCCATGTCCGCGTCAAGTTCGGTAAAGGCGTTGTTGTCAAACAAAATATCAAAATACTCCTTCGACCCTATGCGGACGTGGTAGTCTTCCTCAGGCACCACGTAGGCATTGTTCTTCAACTCCCGGGTATGTACGATTTTGCCTTCCGGGGATTTAAACCAAAGCCCGTCAGGCACTTCCCGCTTGGCTTCGGTGGGGGTCAATATTCCTTTGTCGGTGCGTTTAAACCAAGGCATAAATGTTTTTTTAAATGAATGCCGGCCTTTGGCCAGCCATGTAATTTAGGCTATTGTTACGCCCTTGTCCAGATATACGTCTTGAATTGCATTTAAAATCCCAACCCCCTCTTTCATAGGCCGTTGAAAGGCCTTCCTGCCGGAGATCAGCCCCATTCCACCGGCCCTTTTATTGATCACCGCGGTCTTTACGGCCTCGGCCAGGTCGCTGGCACCGGAGGAGGCACCCCCGGAATTAATGAGGCCGGCACGCCCCATGTAACAGTTTATTACCTGGTAGCGGCACAAGTCGATAGGATGGTCCGAACTTAGTTGGGTGTAGATTTTCTCGTCAAATTTTCCATAGCTCGACCCCCCGGTGTTCAAGGCCTTGTACCCCCCGTTGTTTTCGGGCAGTTTTTGTTTGATAATGTCGGCCTGTATCGTTACGCCCAGGTGGTTGGCCTGCCCGGTGAGGTCTGCGGCCACATGGTAATCTTTTCCGTCTTTTTTGAAAGCACTGTTCCTTAAATAGCACCAGAGGATGGTGGCCATTCCCAGTTCATGTGCCCGTTCGAAGGCCGAGGCCACTTCCTGGAGTTGGCGGTTGGCCTGTTCGGAGCCAAAATAGATGGTAGCGCCCACGGCAACGGCCCCCAGGTTCCAGGCCTCCTCCACCGATCCGTACATCACCTGGTCATATTGGTTGGGATAGGTTAAGATTTCGTTATGGTTGATTTTGACAATAAAAGGGATTTTATGGGCATACTTCCTCGACACCATTGCCAGGTTGCCAAAAGTGGTGGCCACGGCATTGCACCCCCCGTCCATGGCCAGCTTAACGATGTTTTCGGGATCGAAATAAATAGGGTTTTTCGCAAATGAGGCGCCCGCGCTGTGTTCGATGCCCTGGTCGATAGGGAGGATGGAAACGTAGCCCGAGCCGCCCAGCCTTCCATGATTGAATATGGTGTTCAAACTTCTAAGCACCTGCGGCCCCCTATTGGACGGGCCGAAAACCTTATCCACGAAATCGGGCCCCGGCAGGTTCAGTTGGGCCTGCGGAATGGTTTTGCTTTTATGCTCCAGCAGGTATTTGGCCTCTTGGCCGAGGAGTTTGGAAATGCTTGTTTTTGGCATAATGGGAATAACGATTTGAGCTTCAAATATAGCCCCAAGCCATAACTACTCCAATCGGTTTATCACGGGGGCAAAAAAAGGCCCGCCTTGGGTGCAAGGCGGGCCTGGGTAAGGGTTTTTAACCTTTTGTTTCCTGGCTAGTGGCCAATTTCTCTTTGATCCTGGCCGATTTACCTTGCCGTCCCTTCAAATAGTAAAGTTTGGCCCTGCGCACTTTTCCGGCTTTTACCAGCTCTATCTTTTCGATACTGGGGCTCAACAATGGAAATATACGCTCCACGCCTACCCCATTGGAGATCTTGCGCACGGAGAAGGTCTCCCCGTTGGTGCTTTTTCCCCTGCGGTACAACACTACCCCTTGGAACTGCTGGATACGCTCTTTTGCGCCTTCTTTTATCTTAACGTGCACGTTCACGGTATCACCGGCCTTGAAATCAACGATGCCTGCCCTTTTGGAAGCCAATTCCTGCTCCACGATCTTCATTAAATCAGCCATAACATGATGGTTTTTAAAATGGATTGCAAATATAGGATTTCGGAACCACAAAAACCGGTCGGGGACGGGATTTTTTGTGTGGCTATGAACCTTCCCCCAAAAGCCCCGGCCGCCTCGTTTTGGTCCGCTCCACGGCCTTTTCATGCCGCCATTGCCCCACCTTTGATTCATGCCCCGACAATAAAACTTCCGGCACTTTCCAGCCCTTGTAGGAGGCAGGCCGGGTGTACACAGGGGGGGCCACCAGGCCGTCCTGAAAGGAGTCGGTCATGGCGGAGCTTTCGTCAGACAATACCCCGGGGATAAGCCGTATAATGCTGTCTGAAAGCACGGCCGCGGCCAATTCCCCACCGGAAAGGACATAGTCCCCAATGCTGATTTCCCGGGTGATGAGGTGCTCCCTCACCCGTTCGTCCACGCCTTTGTAGTGGCCACATAGCAGGATCAGGTTTTGCTTTAGGCTGAGTTGGTTGGCCAGGGATTGCGTCAGGGGCTGCCCATCCGGGCTCAGGTAAATGATTTCATCATAGCTGCGTTGCCCTTTGAGGTGGGAGATGCAGCGGTCTATCGGCTCGACCATCATTACCATGCCCGCCCCCCCGCCAAAGGCGTAGTCGTCCACGGCTTTGTGCTTGTGGGTGGAGTACTCCCGGAGGTCATGAACAACAATGCTTGCCAATTGCTTGTCCTGTGCCCTTTTAAGGATGGAATCCGAGAAAGGGCCTTGCAGGAGTTTGGGCAGGCATGTGATGATATCAATACGCATTTTGGCAACGAGTTACTGTAGGTTTCAAATTAGATTTCCATAAAGCCTTCGGGCAGTTCTACCCATACCTTTTTGGCCTGTAGGTCAATTTCCTTGATGAAATAATCGCTTATTGGGACCAGCAACTCCTTTTCCTTCATGGCCACCACCAGCAAAGGGTTTAGCGAGTGGTGGTTGATGGAGGTGATCGCTCCCAACTTTTCAGAACCCCTAAAAACGCTAAAACCAATCCAATCATGGGTATCCAGGTTTCCGCGTTTTGGCTTTGAGGAATGGGGAAGGTAAACCCCGCATTTGGCAAGCCGGTCGGCCTGCTCGGGGGTGTCCACGTCCTCAAACTTCATCACGGCAATATTGTTCAAAACAGAAGCCTCTTCAATAAAAAATGGAACCAACCTGTTGTCGATTTCAACAAAGATCGATTCCAATTTTTTGGGGAGTGGGAATTCGAGGAAAACCTTAACACTGCCCTTTACGCCATGCCTTTTGATCACGTACCCAACCTGGTAGCATGAGCCAATGTCCATGGCCTGGCCCTATTTATTCTTTTGGCCCTTCGCTCCCTGAAGGGGATTCGGCCTGGGTGGTTTCGGTAGCTTCGGCTTCAGCTTTGGGTTCGCTGGCCCCTTCTGCCGCACTTTCACCGGCAGGTGCGGCTTCGGCTTCCTCGGCCACCACTTTTTTCTTCTTAATGGCTTCTGCCCTTGCTTCTTTTACCTTTGCCTCGGCTTCCTTGCGCGCTTTGGCTTTGTCCAGTTTGGTTTGGGCAAGGTTGTCTTTTTTGCCCTGAATCTTGGCTTCTTTCTCCTTCATCCATTCTTCCCATTTGGCATCGGCCTGTTCCTGGGTGATGGCGCCTTTTACCACCCCGATCTGGAGGTGCTTTTTTAACATAATCCCCCGGTAAGACAGCATTGCCTTCACCGTATCGGTGGGTTGGGCACCATTCATCAACCAGTGAAATGCCCTGTCGTCTTTCAGCACGATGCTGGCAGGGTTTGTCAGCGGGTTGTAAGTACCAATTTTCTCAATAAAGCGACCATCCCGTGGTGCCCTGGCGTCCGCTACGACTACATCGTACATCGCCAGTTTTGCGCGGCCCCTGCGGGCCAATCTGATTTTTACAGCCATTTTGCTTGTTTTGTTATGTGGATCTCGTCCAGTATTTTTTTTGGACTGCAAATGTAGGGTAATTTTTCTATTTGCCAATGCTTTTTCCGGCACTGGAATAGGCTTTATATCGCATATATTCGTTAATGCGGTTATTGGATTTTTAATAAATGAACGGGTTACTTACATTTGTTTACACACCAAAAAAACATGGACAAATATTCCTACATATCCAATGCGGACGTTGGGTACCTCGATGAGCTTTATCAGGACTATAAGAAGGACCCTTCTTCCGTAGACCCCTCGTGGCAGAAATTCTTTGAAGGGTACGACTTCTCCCAGCAACGGTATGGCGACAATGGGTCGGCCGTGGTGGCCGATGGCCTCACCATAAAGGAAACCCAGGTGAGGACCCTCATACACATGTACCGGTCGCGTGCCCACCTCAAGTCCAAGACCAACCCGGTGCGGCCCCGCAGGGACCACAAGGTGCCGTTGGACCATAAGGATTTCGGGCTCACCGATGCGGACCTGGATGCCGAGTTTGATGTGGGTGTGGAAGTGGGGTTGGGCAGGGCCACCTTAAGGAAGATCATAGAAAAACTGGAGAAGGTTTATATCGGGCCGATCGGGTTTGAATATTCGTACATAAGGAACCAGGGTATTTTTGACTGGTTTGTGGAAAAATGCGAAACGGAGTATTATAACTACGACCCCAGCATAGAGGAAAAAAGGGACATCCTGTACAAGCTGAACGAGGCGGTGGTTTTTGAAAACTTCCTTCATACCAAGTTTCTGGGGCAGAAACGTTTTTCCCTGGAGGGTGGTGAAAACACCATACCGGCCTTGCAGACCATTATCAACAAAGCGGCAGAACTTGGGGTTTCGGAGGTGGCAATAGGCATGGCGCACAGGGGCCGCCTCAACGTATTGTCCAACATACTCGGAAAAACCTATGAGCAGATATTTAGCGAGTTTGAAGGAAATGCCGGCACCGATGGCACCATGGGGGATGGTGATGTGAAGTACCACCAGGGATATGCAGGGCATATCAAAACCCCTTCCGGGAACAAGATATATGTAAAGCTTACACCCAACCCTTCCCACCTGGAGGCCGTTGACCCATTGGTGCTGGGCTACACCCGTGGCCAGATAGACGATGAATATTCAGGAGACCTCAATAAGGCAATGGCCATCCTCATCCATGGCGATGCGGCCATCGCGGGGCAAGGCATTTTGTACGAGATCGTGCAGATGTCTGGCCTGCCGGGCTACCATACTGGGGGCACGGTCCATTTTGTGATCAACAACCAGGTAGGGTTTACCACCGATTATGACGATGCGCGTACCTCAATTTACTGCACCGACCTGGCAAAGATCGTGGATGCGCCCGTCCTTCATGTAAATGGCGATGATGCCGAAGCGGTTACCTTCTGCAGTAAGCTGGCGGTGGAATACAGGCAGAAGTTTGGCAAGGACATTTTTATTGACATGGTATGCTATCGCAGGCATGGGCACAATGAAAGTGACGAGCCGAAGTTTACTCAGCCCAAATTGTACGACCTTATTGCCAAGCACCCCAACCCCAGGGAGATCTATTCCAAAAAGCTTGTAGAGGGGGGCAGCGTGGACACCCAACTGGCCAACGAGATGGACAAAAAGTTTAGGAGCCAACTGCAGGACAGGCTTAACGAGGTAAAGCAGAACAAGCTGCCTTATAAGGTCCAGAAAATTGAAGAGGAATGGCATAAGTTGAGGAAGTCCACCCCCGAAGATTTTGATTCTTCGCCTTCCACTGCCGTGGGCCAAAAGACAATCGACAAAATAGGGAAAGCGCTGATCACTTTGCCCGAAGGGTTCAAGCCCATCAAGCAAATAGAAAAACTTTTGAAGGAACGAAAGGCGGCATTTTTTGAGGCCAAAGAACTGAACTGGGCAGATGCCGAGTTGCTGGCCTACGGGTCCCTTTTATTGGAAAAACGTATTGTGCGCTTTTCAGGGCAGGATGTAAAGCGGGGCACGTTCTCCCATCGCCATGCCTATATAATGGACGTAACGGACAATCAGGATTATTGCAATCTTGACCATATTGAAAAAGGGCAGCGGACTTTTCAGATCTACAATTCCCTGCTTTCGGAATTGGGCGTGCTTGGGTTTGAGTATGGGTATGCGATGGCCTCGCCCAATGCACTTGTATTATGGGAGGCCCAGTTCGGGGATTTTGTCAATGGTGCCCAGGTAATGATTGACCAGTTTATTGCCAGTGCCGAATCGAAATGGCAACGGATGAACGGGCTGGTAATGTTGCTGCCACATGGATATGAGGGCCAGGGCCCCGAGCACTCCAGTGCAAAGCCCGAACGCTTCCTGCAGTTGGCCGCAGAATACAACATGGTAGTGGCCAACCCCACCACCGCTTCGAATTTCTTTCATTTGCTCAGGAGGCAGGTGGCCTGGGAATTCAGGAAACCATGCATTGTGTTCACGCCCAAGTCGCTGCTTCGCCACCCTGCCGTGGCCTCGCCCATGGCCGAGTTTACCCAAGGAGGCTTTAAGGAGGTCCTCGATGACCCTACTCCCCCCAAAGCAGCAAAAAAATTGATTTTGTGCTGGGGCAAGATCTACTACGATTTGGTGGAGGCCAGGGAAAAGAAAAAGATCAAGGACATAGCCGTTGTCCGCATTGAGCAATTGCACCCATTCCCTGAAAAACAAATCAATGCCATTCTGAAGAAATACAAAGGGGCCAAGGTGGCCTGGGTGCAGGAAGAGCCTTCCAACATGGGCGGCCTTGGGTATATGGTCCGTATGATGCCCAATCAGAAATTTGAATTCGTGTCCAGGAAGGCCAGTGCATCCCCAGCCACGGGCTATTCCAAGGCCCATAAGGCCGAGCAGGAAAAACTTGTAAACCAGGCCCTGGAAATTAAACCTTAAAAAATCAACTTACTATCATGTCTGAAAAAGTTAAAGTCCCCACAGTAGGGGAGTCGATCACCGAAGTAACCATAGCCACATGGCTCAAGAAGGATGGCGACCCGGTTGCCATGGACGAGGTAATTGCCGAGTTGGAATCGGACAAGGCCACCTTCGAACTCCCCGCCCCAAAAGCTGGCGTGCTTAAAATCGTGAAGCAGGAGGGGGATACGGTACCCATTGGGGAAGTGATCTGTGAGATTGATACATCTGGCGCAGGGGCCGCCAAGGAAACCGCCCCCCGCAAACCGGACGCAAGGGAAGCAGCCACGCAGGCTTCCCCTTCGAAAGGGCCAAAACCCACGGGCGAAATAAAGGAGATGAAGGTGCCGGCCGTTGGTGAGTCGATCACGGAGGTAACCATTTCCGCCTGGCTGAAGAAAGACGGGGACTTTGTGTCCTTGGACGAAGTGATTGCGGAGGTCGAATCGGACAAGGCCACCTTTGAATTGCCGGCCGAGGCGCAGGGCATACTGAGGATTGTGGCCCAGGAGGGCAGCACATTGCCCATTGGGGGTTTGATCTGCAAAATTGAGGTGTCTGAGGGGGCGCCCCCATCGGCAGCGCCACAGGCCCCAGCCCCGGCCTCGACACAGGAAGCCCCCACGGGGGACAAGTCTTATGCCGCTGGCCACCCTTCGCCAGCCGCGGCAAAAATTTTATCGGAAAAGGGTATTTCCCCGGGCCAGGTTTCGGGCACAGGCGTAGGGGGAAGGATTACCAAAGAAGACGCCATGAACGCACAGGCAGGCAAACCGGCAACCACTCAGGCCGATGCCCCTGCCCCGGCACCCAAAGGGGCGCGGGAGGAGACTAGGGAGAAAATGTCTTCCATGCGAAGGACTATTGCCAAACGGCTGGTGGTGGTGAAAAACGAAACGGCCATGCTCACCACCTTCAATGAGGTGGACATGAAACCGGTGATGGATTTGCGGTCCAGGTACAAGGAAAAATTCAAAGAAAAATACGGGGTGGGTTTAGGCTTTATGAGCTTCTTCACCAAAGCAGTGTGCGTGGCCTTGCAGGAGTTCCCTGCGGTAAATGCCTACATCGATGGCAACGAGGCCGTATATCATAATTACTGTGATGTTTCTATTGCGGTATCCACCCCTCGCGGTTTGGTGGTTCCTGTTATTAGAAATGCGGAATCGCTGAGCATGGCGGAAATTGAGAAAGAAGTGGTGCGGTTGGCCACACGTGGCCGCGATGGAAAACTCTCCATTGAAGAAATGACGGGAGGTACATTCTCCATCACCAATGGTGGCGTGTTTGGGTCAATGTTGTCGACACCCATTTTGAACCCGCCCCAATCGGCAATATTGGGAATGCACAACATCGTGCAGCGCCCAGTGGCCATAAATGGCGAGGTGGTGGTGCGGCCTATTATGTACCTGGCCCTTTCCTACGACCACCGCATAGTGGACGGCAAAGAATCGGTGAGCTTCCTGGTGAGGGTAAAAGAGCTGCTTGAGGACCCCGGACGCTTGATTTTGGGGGTATAAGGTTGCCCCATCAAAGAAAATTTTTATT
Coding sequences within:
- a CDS encoding SusD/RagB family nutrient-binding outer membrane lipoprotein — translated: MKIGYKILSMVAVMALVMSCDLSKDLDNPNEVGASEANPDLLMNKIQTDFGLFFNKVAGVSDRNVSELVRMKAMTGADTYNRAYTAQGQNEVWQDAYQKILINIETMIPLADESEQNVHLGIGKILKAYVYLTVVDLYGDVPYSEALKGDEGILNPKVDGGASVYTACIALLNEAKADLANTAGTGIARDIFYNGSRAKWTTLANSLELKAQLNLAADASNTAAKSAVQALITANDLIDTDAEEFTYKYGTSSIPSISRSPGYQDHYAVTKGSGGGYLGNYFLYQMYRDPNLKVQDPRWRYYFYRKVGSKARALADDSESVPCALTAPPDHYTAEGQPFCTFEPGFYGRDHGNADGSPADARATTAVGAYPYGGRIDLNDGDPNYADATQQGQGGNGAGIEPIYMSWFTDFMKAEAVVRLGLPGDAKALMLSGVTKSINRVRSFSNSIGQALPAGLEPSQVTYLATLGAFFDTAADQQDVILKEYYKSLWGNGLEAYNLYRRTGSPKMMQPTRSINGGDFVYTMVYPANFVNLNGSVDQKPDNSTRVFWDVNGFVLR
- a CDS encoding acetyl-CoA carboxylase carboxyltransferase subunit beta; the encoded protein is MPWFKRTDKGILTPTEAKREVPDGLWFKSPEGKIVHTRELKNNAYVVPEEDYHVRIGSKEYFDILFDNNAFTELDADMESADPLNFVDSKPYPKRIKESQAKANLKDAVRSAYGKMDGLDIVIACMDFSFIGGSMGSVVGEKISRAIDHALKTKTPFLMISRSGGARMMEAGLSLMQMAKTSAKLALLDQAKIPYISLLTDPTTGGVTASYAMLGDFNIAEPKSLIGFAGPRVIRETIGKDLPKGFQSAEFVLDHGFLDFIIDRRNLKNRLSTLLRMLA
- a CDS encoding class I fructose-bisphosphate aldolase, coding for MPKTSISKLLGQEAKYLLEHKSKTIPQAQLNLPGPDFVDKVFGPSNRGPQVLRSLNTIFNHGRLGGSGYVSILPIDQGIEHSAGASFAKNPIYFDPENIVKLAMDGGCNAVATTFGNLAMVSRKYAHKIPFIVKINHNEILTYPNQYDQVMYGSVEEAWNLGAVAVGATIYFGSEQANRQLQEVASAFERAHELGMATILWCYLRNSAFKKDGKDYHVAADLTGQANHLGVTIQADIIKQKLPENNGGYKALNTGGSSYGKFDEKIYTQLSSDHPIDLCRYQVINCYMGRAGLINSGGASSGASDLAEAVKTAVINKRAGGMGLISGRKAFQRPMKEGVGILNAIQDVYLDKGVTIA
- the rplS gene encoding 50S ribosomal protein L19 → MADLMKIVEQELASKRAGIVDFKAGDTVNVHVKIKEGAKERIQQFQGVVLYRRGKSTNGETFSVRKISNGVGVERIFPLLSPSIEKIELVKAGKVRRAKLYYLKGRQGKSARIKEKLATSQETKG
- the trmD gene encoding tRNA (guanosine(37)-N1)-methyltransferase TrmD, translating into MRIDIITCLPKLLQGPFSDSILKRAQDKQLASIVVHDLREYSTHKHKAVDDYAFGGGAGMVMMVEPIDRCISHLKGQRSYDEIIYLSPDGQPLTQSLANQLSLKQNLILLCGHYKGVDERVREHLITREISIGDYVLSGGELAAAVLSDSIIRLIPGVLSDESSAMTDSFQDGLVAPPVYTRPASYKGWKVPEVLLSGHESKVGQWRHEKAVERTKTRRPGLLGEGS
- the rimM gene encoding 16S rRNA processing protein RimM: MDIGSCYQVGYVIKRHGVKGSVKVFLEFPLPKKLESIFVEIDNRLVPFFIEEASVLNNIAVMKFEDVDTPEQADRLAKCGVYLPHSSKPKRGNLDTHDWIGFSVFRGSEKLGAITSINHHSLNPLLVVAMKEKELLVPISDYFIKEIDLQAKKVWVELPEGFMEI
- a CDS encoding 30S ribosomal protein S16, with the translated sequence MAVKIRLARRGRAKLAMYDVVVADARAPRDGRFIEKIGTYNPLTNPASIVLKDDRAFHWLMNGAQPTDTVKAMLSYRGIMLKKHLQIGVVKGAITQEQADAKWEEWMKEKEAKIQGKKDNLAQTKLDKAKARKEAEAKVKEARAEAIKKKKVVAEEAEAAPAGESAAEGASEPKAEAEATETTQAESPSGSEGPKE
- a CDS encoding 2-oxoglutarate dehydrogenase E1 component; translated protein: MDKYSYISNADVGYLDELYQDYKKDPSSVDPSWQKFFEGYDFSQQRYGDNGSAVVADGLTIKETQVRTLIHMYRSRAHLKSKTNPVRPRRDHKVPLDHKDFGLTDADLDAEFDVGVEVGLGRATLRKIIEKLEKVYIGPIGFEYSYIRNQGIFDWFVEKCETEYYNYDPSIEEKRDILYKLNEAVVFENFLHTKFLGQKRFSLEGGENTIPALQTIINKAAELGVSEVAIGMAHRGRLNVLSNILGKTYEQIFSEFEGNAGTDGTMGDGDVKYHQGYAGHIKTPSGNKIYVKLTPNPSHLEAVDPLVLGYTRGQIDDEYSGDLNKAMAILIHGDAAIAGQGILYEIVQMSGLPGYHTGGTVHFVINNQVGFTTDYDDARTSIYCTDLAKIVDAPVLHVNGDDAEAVTFCSKLAVEYRQKFGKDIFIDMVCYRRHGHNESDEPKFTQPKLYDLIAKHPNPREIYSKKLVEGGSVDTQLANEMDKKFRSQLQDRLNEVKQNKLPYKVQKIEEEWHKLRKSTPEDFDSSPSTAVGQKTIDKIGKALITLPEGFKPIKQIEKLLKERKAAFFEAKELNWADAELLAYGSLLLEKRIVRFSGQDVKRGTFSHRHAYIMDVTDNQDYCNLDHIEKGQRTFQIYNSLLSELGVLGFEYGYAMASPNALVLWEAQFGDFVNGAQVMIDQFIASAESKWQRMNGLVMLLPHGYEGQGPEHSSAKPERFLQLAAEYNMVVANPTTASNFFHLLRRQVAWEFRKPCIVFTPKSLLRHPAVASPMAEFTQGGFKEVLDDPTPPKAAKKLILCWGKIYYDLVEAREKKKIKDIAVVRIEQLHPFPEKQINAILKKYKGAKVAWVQEEPSNMGGLGYMVRMMPNQKFEFVSRKASASPATGYSKAHKAEQEKLVNQALEIKP
- the odhB gene encoding 2-oxoglutarate dehydrogenase complex dihydrolipoyllysine-residue succinyltransferase, whose translation is MSEKVKVPTVGESITEVTIATWLKKDGDPVAMDEVIAELESDKATFELPAPKAGVLKIVKQEGDTVPIGEVICEIDTSGAGAAKETAPRKPDAREAATQASPSKGPKPTGEIKEMKVPAVGESITEVTISAWLKKDGDFVSLDEVIAEVESDKATFELPAEAQGILRIVAQEGSTLPIGGLICKIEVSEGAPPSAAPQAPAPASTQEAPTGDKSYAAGHPSPAAAKILSEKGISPGQVSGTGVGGRITKEDAMNAQAGKPATTQADAPAPAPKGAREETREKMSSMRRTIAKRLVVVKNETAMLTTFNEVDMKPVMDLRSRYKEKFKEKYGVGLGFMSFFTKAVCVALQEFPAVNAYIDGNEAVYHNYCDVSIAVSTPRGLVVPVIRNAESLSMAEIEKEVVRLATRGRDGKLSIEEMTGGTFSITNGGVFGSMLSTPILNPPQSAILGMHNIVQRPVAINGEVVVRPIMYLALSYDHRIVDGKESVSFLVRVKELLEDPGRLILGV